AGCAAAAGATATATGATAAAATATTTTAACATAAAAAACCTTACAAATCTAGCATTTATGTAGCAATTTAGTTAAAATCGGCTTAACTTTCGGCTCTTTAATCAAATTTTTATGTTTATTGATATAACTTTTGCCATCCTCATAGGCCTGAGTTTTTACCTGGGCTATTCCAAAGGTATCATTAAATCCTTTTTTGGCATCATCAGTATTGTATTGGCGGTGCTTGTAACACTCAAATTCTCTTTTCTGCTGATCGGTTTGATAGAGCAATTGTTTGGCATGGATACGCGTTTTTCGATCATCCTCGGATTCCTCCTGACTTTTTTAATGGTCATGCTAGGTGTTAGAATGATAGGAAGAGGCCTGGAAAAAGTCCTGGAAACGGCACAAATCAACTTTATCAATAAGATCATTGGTGGTTTATTGAGCACTTTTATAGCCCTGACGCTTTATAGTTCA
The genomic region above belongs to Saprospiraceae bacterium and contains:
- a CDS encoding CvpA family protein, with the translated sequence MFIDITFAILIGLSFYLGYSKGIIKSFFGIISIVLAVLVTLKFSFLLIGLIEQLFGMDTRFSIILGFLLTFLMVMLGVRMIGRGLEKVLETAQINFINKIIGGLLSTFIALTLYSSVIWFLNKVKLIDASTKNDSKSYAILESFPEKSRWIWDKTKPIFSEFWDKTQKALDELEVKKQEKEPASGSEL